DNA from Macrobrachium nipponense isolate FS-2020 chromosome 29, ASM1510439v2, whole genome shotgun sequence:
TCGATCAAAGCTTATATATACTGCTAGTAGGTTGAGTCTTGCGTCATGAGTATTCATAGATTaacaaattttaataatttaaagaGGAAAGTGTAAGTCACCTGTGCTACAATAGGCAGAAGGGTGACCCTCAGATGATTTTGGAAGTCCGCAGCGACAGGTTTTACGTATCGGTCTAAAACGACTCCAGACCTGTTGCCACGCACTGGAAACACCGCTGTCAGCTCCAACTTCtacgaggaggaggagtagaaacATTTTTTAACTTGATGAGATGCAATTATGGCATTTGAAAAGTTACAGTACTAAGCTTCTTTGTTGAAGATCGGTATAATTATGATGCCAATATTTGGGAGAAAGGTGGTTCTGCTTGAAGCCTTTTGTCTTGATACTAAACTGTTTCATGTCCGTTATTAAGGGGGTTAGATTATCAGCATGGTGACTTTTGCCagtattattaagaaaaatgttttatgGAACATtgcattagcatttttttttttactgctcagATGTGCATTGCATAAATGGAGGAATTAGCACCTTCGTTATTGAATATGCGGTGGTGATTTCATCTCGgtataaatatttgaatattggtTAATATGAGTTTTAATTCAAGTGCAACTGTCAACTAATGTTCATTACTAATGTTTAAATGATTATTGGGAGTAGTAATGGCAGTCATAAGTTAAAACCTGTGAATTAAGACAGCGCATCTCCACTTTTAATTTTACCCCAAGGTCAATTAGCTCGTTTATTTAGTTTTAGTCTAAATTCACCCATGAATAGTCAGTCCCACCTCATCTTGGCTTCGTGCGCTATCAAGCAATATAATTTTACCTTTAAGTATCTCACCTAGTGCTTTTTTTTTCGTACCTACACTCATTTCACATtgtattttagtttcattttatacCTTTGCTGTCCGCTGTTCGGACTGTTCCCCCGTATGTCTATGTGGCCGATCGTTCTGATAAATATCGGAGAAATCGACAAACGCTTCGTCCCTCCCCTCACCCACGATCTCGCACTGGTAGTCTCCTCTGCAGTCGTTGTAGCAACACTTGGAGTCCTCGGGACACTGGCTGTCAAATATGCACCATTTCTGGGAGAGACAAAGTAGTAGTACCTGGGATGTTGAATGCTGCTTTGTGCAAAGGGTTGCTTTTCCATGCACCATAGTTAAGAGATTCACTCCTGGTATGGCGATGAAGTTCGTCTGGGACAAATGGGTTTGAGAGCAACATATGTTATGgacgtatgtgcgtgtgtgctttGCATATGTATTTGAGTACATGGTAATTGTTTTGctttatgtatagtatacatatttctGTCTATTGTATATTACAGCCAtattgtatgcgtgtgtgtgtgtatgcatggatgtatatatgtatgtatatattacgtattGTGCATCACCAGTATTAATGGAATGACAATTACATAACAAATCGATATAGGTTAATGAAGCTATACTGTAAATATATTTAGCAAAATATAAAGAGGCGTGTGCCTGGAGTatttaaaatttgcattttttatgcatacatagatttgtataaattaatataaaattgacTTTAGGcgtttatactatattatttggCATATGAATATATGCATGTTTGTTCATTCAGTACACGTATATGTCTTGCTTATATTTCTGTATACAGTTTAGTAGTACTCACCGCCAAGTGATAATCTCTTGTCAGGTGTTGACTGCATGTGGATAAATCGTAGACAGGACATTCTCTCTTCCCTGGAAGATTATTCAGAAATTTGAGAATTTATACCCGAAGTTTCTTCTTGTTTTAAAGCAatttaagataataaaaaagcAATTCTACCTTCACGGTACTGGGAACTAATAAGGGACTTCAGTTGAGACTCACAATGATGTTCATTGCAAATGATGGTTGCAGAATAAAAAGGGCTTTTGATACTACAGGTACGAATATTCTTGAGCAATGTTAACCTTGGCAATCGCGCGTTGTATGAGGTAGGTCAGCGGTTCTTAGAAAAAATCTCTAGTATATGCAAGGGCTCTTGTTGGTGACTTAATGTCTATGCGAGGGAGATGCTGGTTTGGAAGTGAATGGATAAAATACTTACTGTTGTCACAGCAGTAGGTAGTCTGTTTCTCCCCGTCGACGCAGATCGTCTTACACCTAACGAGGGACAATGGACCTTCTATCAGTTCATTTATTCAGTTATGTCTTGATAAGTATAGACATGTGACGTAAACCTACATCCAAGTGAATATTTGTAACAACCTAATTCAAGGGACCAGGTCAAGGTCCTGTCGTCGTATTGAACAGCTACCTCTAATCGATATTAGTTAATTGCGTGAGTTATTCTGCTTTTCTTCATGAACAAGAGTTAACCTATTCTAGCCTTACCCTCGGTCAGACGAACCAGAAGAACCCGGGTCGTCACTGATGATCCCAGTCCCATTGTACCTCACTCTCTGATCTTTAGGGGGCTTCGTCGGTGGGGGATGTCGCGTTGGAAGGGGCTGGAAGACATCCGGCACGATGTCGTTATCGGGTATCGGGATGGTATCGACGATAATCGGTAAATCAGTCGGGAAAATCACTTCCTCGCCCGTCTCGTTATCTGCTGACAACGGCGTTTCAGTGATCAGCTCGAAGTCTTCAGTCGTGTCCGCGATTTCAGTTTCATCCTCTTCTACGTTATCAGCAGGGTCCACGACGTAAGGGACTTTTGTTGGTCCCGCTGGAATATAAGGTGGTCTAGTTATTGGTATGAATGGGGCCCTTGTAATCGGGCCCACTGGTATGTATGGTGGTCTAGTCGTTGGTCCTACTGGAATGTATGGTGGCCTGGTTGTCGGACCTACCGGTATATATGGTGGCCTGGTTGTCGGACCTACCGGTATATATGGTGGCCAGGTTGTCGGACCTACCGGTATATATGGTGGCCTGGTTGTCGGACCTACCGGTATATATGGTGGCCTAGTTGTTGGACCTACCGGTATATATGGTGGCCTAGTTGTCGGACCTACCGGTATGTATGGTGGCCTAGTCGTTGGTCCTACTGGTATATATGGTGGTCTCGTAGTTGGCCCTACTGGTATATACGGTGGCCTTGTGGTAGCAGGGGGTACTATATACGTAGGCCATGGGGTCGTTGGGGCGTATGTAGGTCGAGACGGTTGGGTTGTGACGTAGGGAGGCTGTGCGGTTGTGAGGTAGGAGTAATAACCCCAACACGGGTCGTAAGGATAGGGATAACAAGGGTAGTATTGTTGACACCAATCTGCTGAGTAACACCTCTTGCCTCTGGTCAGGGGAGTTGCCTCCGAGGCGTCACCGATGACGGGGTCGAAGCTTGCGGACGTAAGAAGGAACTGAGGAAGTACCAGGAGGAAGATCGCTTTCTGAAAAGGAATTGAAATATAGTATAGAGGAAAAATGGGAAAGCTTGGACAACATTGTCGTACAATGCAGTGCGGGTTGGTTACTGCTTTCCAGATCTATGGTAAACGTGTCTAGCTAGTCAATTAAGAAAACTATCATTCATCTTCCATCACTATCAAATGTCACAAAAGACTCACCCCAGATTCTCAGGCCTCCTGTGGGAGTAATCTagcccaagcaaaaaaaaaaaaaaaaaaaaaaaatgtaacggaAAAATCGTTGGGCTTAGGTCCCAACGAAGC
Protein-coding regions in this window:
- the LOC135206048 gene encoding uncharacterized protein LOC135206048, which codes for MHAASMPNKRSPPTRQLRPLSGVTAMELLKAIFLLVLPQFLLTSASFDPVIGDASEATPLTRGKRCYSADWCQQYYPCYPYPYDPCWGYYSYLTTAQPPYVTTQPSRPTYAPTTPWPTYIVPPATTRPPYIPVGPTTRPPYIPVGPTTRPPYIPVGPTTRPPYIPVGPTTRPPYIPVGPTTRPPYIPVGPTTWPPYIPVGPTTRPPYIPVGPTTRPPYIPVGPTTRPPYIPVGPITRAPFIPITRPPYIPAGPTKVPYVVDPADNVEEDETEIADTTEDFELITETPLSADNETGEEVIFPTDLPIIVDTIPIPDNDIVPDVFQPLPTRHPPPTKPPKDQRVRYNGTGIISDDPGSSGSSDRGCKTICVDGEKQTTYCCDNRKRECPVYDLSTCSQHLTRDYHLAKWCIFDSQCPEDSKCCYNDCRGDYQCEIVGEGRDEAFVDFSDIYQNDRPHRHTGEQSEQRTAKKLELTAVFPVRGNRSGVVLDRYVKPVAADFQNHLRVTLLPIVAQTGDTEEQVIADALGQVIQCASKYYKDQRAVVTLTACLMKSSLTKLKVKPTDAIRATRKCDRMAGHRWKSVSKCIREGEGQHLFATAWKSHQQTLDSLQHALSSTAVLEVPILVLNQTVLDTYWAMSSQDWLPRKICQKLLYQNEEYPACDKLIG